A portion of the Paenibacillus sp. PvR098 genome contains these proteins:
- the aroB gene encoding 3-dehydroquinate synthase: MMRELKVDLGTRSYPIYIGEGILEDMASLFEKHGIGKGSPLLIVTDEHVAKQYLEPVTRRLEQAGYKTAGHTVASGEKSKSLSVLEDVITSCLEAGLDRNSTVIALGGGVVGDLAGFVAASYMRGIRFVQIPTTILAHDSSVGGKVAVNHPLAKNIIGAFHQPEMVLYDTATLRTLPDRDVRSGLSEMIKHGLIWDAEFTTWCEDNSNKLIGLDPEALQHGLFKGCSVKAAVVSQDERENDLRAILNLGHTIGHALEAVAGYNELLHGEAISIGMVGAAKLSVRLGNPEHVYTTTKRIFKKFGLPVAVPAHLDTDEIMKAMMHDKKFKEGKMVFIVPTDIGKVEINKNVSADLVRDIVDQLKRED, from the coding sequence ATGATGAGAGAGCTTAAGGTTGATTTGGGAACACGATCCTACCCGATCTACATCGGGGAAGGGATTTTGGAAGACATGGCCTCGTTATTCGAAAAGCACGGAATAGGCAAAGGCTCTCCGCTGCTGATCGTAACGGATGAGCATGTGGCGAAGCAGTATCTGGAGCCTGTCACACGGAGATTAGAGCAAGCTGGGTACAAGACAGCGGGGCACACGGTAGCGTCAGGAGAGAAATCGAAATCGCTTTCTGTGTTGGAGGATGTAATAACCTCCTGTCTCGAGGCCGGGCTTGATCGCAATTCTACGGTGATTGCACTGGGAGGCGGCGTTGTCGGCGATTTGGCCGGCTTTGTAGCGGCCAGCTACATGCGGGGCATTCGCTTCGTTCAGATTCCGACGACAATTCTTGCGCATGACAGCAGTGTCGGGGGGAAAGTGGCTGTCAATCATCCCCTGGCAAAAAATATTATCGGTGCATTCCATCAGCCGGAGATGGTACTGTATGATACAGCTACGCTTAGAACGCTTCCGGACCGGGACGTGCGTTCGGGCCTGTCCGAAATGATTAAGCACGGATTGATCTGGGATGCGGAGTTTACGACATGGTGTGAGGACAATTCGAATAAGCTGATCGGCTTGGACCCTGAAGCATTGCAGCATGGTTTGTTCAAGGGCTGCAGCGTGAAGGCGGCCGTCGTGTCGCAGGATGAACGCGAGAACGACCTAAGAGCCATCCTTAACCTGGGGCACACGATCGGACATGCACTGGAGGCAGTAGCGGGATATAACGAATTGCTGCATGGCGAAGCGATCTCTATCGGGATGGTAGGTGCCGCGAAGTTGTCCGTTCGTTTGGGTAATCCAGAGCACGTGTATACGACGACGAAGCGAATTTTCAAGAAATTCGGCCTGCCGGTTGCCGTACCTGCTCATTTGGATACGGATGAAATCATGAAGGCGATGATGCATGATAAGAAGTTCAAGGAAGGCAAGATGGTCTTCATCGTTCCTACGGACATCGGCAAGGTGGAGATCAACAAAAACGTATCCGCGGACTTGGTCAGAGACATCGTGGATCAATTGAAACGGGAGGACTGA